Proteins from one Porites lutea chromosome 3, jaPorLute2.1, whole genome shotgun sequence genomic window:
- the LOC140930462 gene encoding uncharacterized protein isoform X1 encodes MMFSPSGVSPQAGGFLPQVSTVLNRFKKTSVGRYIYYSQTNKQKVKKTLSKTEKSLVTESVPEITCEDPYIAFLEEFGLSSVPAEILTEVTNPLPVCCCNKPDNTQWKVSHISSESFFKNKHGFSSFNLSSPTRARIKSSIFMSFTKLPWLHTSFQIERRGYHSVSVKRIQQLEEKANAQEHNPRAQAEYLKALVTEDPNYVIKRYESGRYAVDDSVTKEYVKALILTDKLAVPSSVSDLNRMGSSEYVNPSMRTATGTTSGIPNGTEDNPTYVIMQNQKGAFFKEQLWNTFRFLIALFLILSLIEAQLQMKMSSNQKDIQPDSVDRNTRFTDVQGVEEAKQELKDVVEFLRNPERFKRLGGKMPTGVLLTGSPGTGKTLLAKAVAGEAGVPFFFCSGSEFDEMFVGVGAARVRNLFSAAREHAPCIVFIDELDAIGGTRIVHDHQPYSRMTLNQLLVELDGFDKTEGIVVIGATNFPEVLDKALVRPGRFDTKINVPMPDVKGRHDILKLHLKNVQVSEDVNIEVLARGTAGFSGADLANLVNAAAIYAATEGDQSVTTRHLEFARDKILMGPERKSAVIEAKNRELVAYHEGGHALVALYTPGALPIHKATIVPRGSALGMVAQLPEKDELNWSKSQLLARLDVAMGGRVAEEIIFGKENITTGAASDMESSTRLARAMVTMYGMSEKVGMLQIKDDDKSSPELQALIENEVKQLLKESYDRAKSLLQAHSKEHNRLAEALLKYETLDLQEIKQVIQGKKLSRTL; translated from the exons ATGATGTTCTCGCCCTCTGGAGTCAGTCCTCAG gctGGGGGATTCCTACCTCAAGTTTCAACTGTcttaaaccgttttaaaaagACATCTGTTGGAAGATATATATATTATtcacagacaaacaaacaaaaagttaaaaaaactttGTCAAAAACGGAAAAAAGCCTTGTTACAGAGTCTGTTCCAGAGATAACATGTGAA GATCCTTATATTGCATTTCTTGAAGAATTTGGCTTGTCATCAGTTCCTGCTGAGATACTTACAGAGGTCACCAATCCACTGCCTGTTTGCTGCTGCAATAAACCTGACAATACCCAGTGGAAAGTGTCTCACATCTCCTCTGAatcatttttcaaaaacaagcaTG ggttttcaagttttaatttatCAAGCCCAACTCGTGCAAGGATCAAATCATCTATTTTCATGTCTTTTACAAAACTTCCATGGTTACACACATCGT TTCAAATTGAGAGAAGAGGGTATCATTCTGTTTCTGTAAAACGAATACAGCAACTGGAAGAGAAAGCAAATGCTCAGGAACACAACCCCAGAGCACAAGCTGAATATCTAAAG GCTTTAGTCACTGAGGACCCAAATTATGTGATAAAGCGATATGAAAGTGGAAGATACGCAGTTGATGATTCTGTTACAAAAGAATATGTAAAG GCACTTATCTTAACTGACAAGCTTGCTGTTCCTTCATCAGTTTCAGATTTAAACCGG ATGGGTTCCAGTGAATATGTCAACCCATCTATGAGAACAGCAACAGGGACAACATCTGGCATTCCAAATGGAACTGAAGACAATCCTACATATGTTATTATGCAAAACCAAAAAG GTGCATTTTTCAAGGAACAACTTTGGAACACATTCAGGTTTCTGATTGCATTATTTCTTATCCTGTCTTTGATTGAGGCTCAGCTACAGATGAAGA TGAGCTCAAATCAAAAGGACATCCAGCCTGATAGCGTGGACAGGAACACTCGGTTCACAGATGTGCAAGGG GTGGAAGAGGCAAAACAGGAATTAAAAGATGTAGTTGAATTTCTTAGAAACCCAGAAAGATTTAAACGCCTTGGAGGAAAAATGCCAACAG GTGTACTTTTGACTGGCTCACCAGGGACAGGAAAGACGTTGCTAGCTAAGGCTGTTGCTGGAGAGGCTGGGGTGCCATTTTTCTTCTGTTCTGGTTCAGAGTTTGATGAAATGTTTGTAGGTGTTGGTGCTGCGCGAGTCAGAAATCTGTTTT CTGCTGCTCGGGAGCATGCTCCTTGTATAGTGTTCATTGATGAGCTGGATGCTATTGGTGGCACTAGAATTGTACATGATCATCAGCCCTACTCAAGAATGACCCTTAATCAATTGCTGGTTGAGTTGGATGG GTTTGACAAGACAGAAGGCATTGTGGTAATTGGTGCCACAAACTTCCCTGAAGTCTTAGACAA AGCACTCGTTAGACCTGGTAGATTTGACACCAAGATTAATGTTCCAATGCCTGATGTCAAAGGTCGGCATGATATCCTGAAATTGCACCTCAAGAATGTCCAGGTTTCAGAAG ATGTGAACATTGAAGTGCTCGCTCGAGGTACAGCTGGCTTCTCAG GTGCTGACCTTGCTAACTTAGTAAATGCAGCAGCAATTTACGCTGCCACAGAAGGAGACCAGAGTGTCACTACTAGACATTTGGAATTTGCAAGAGATAAGATTCTTATGG GTCCTGAACGTAAGAGTGCAGTTATTGAAGCTAAGAACAGAGAATTGGTAGCGTACCATGAAGGAGGACATGCACTGGTTGCCTTGTATACCCCAGGAGCCTTGCCAATTCACAAAGCAACCATTGTACCTCGTGGATCAGCCTTAGGGATG gtTGCCCAGTTGCCAGAAAAAGACGAACTTAACTGGTCAAAATCCCAACTTCTTGCCAGGCTTGATGTAGCAATGGGTGGACGAGTTGCAGAGGAGATTATCTTTGGAAAGGAGAATATAACCACAG GAGCTGCAAGTGATATGGAGTCTTCTACCAGGCTTGCTCGGGCCATGGTGACTATGTATGGCATGAGCGAAAAG GTCGGAATGCTTCAAATCAAGGATGATGATAAATCGAGCCCTGAGTTACAGGCACTTATTGAAAATGAAGTCAAGCAACTTCTTAAG GAGTCATATGATAGAGCTAAGTCTCTACTTCAAGCGCATTCCAAAGAACACAACCGCTTAGCAGAAGCTCTGTTGAAGTACGAGACACTCGACTTACAAGAGATCAAGCAAGTTATTCAGGGAAAGAAGCTCTCTAGAACATTGTGA
- the LOC140930462 gene encoding uncharacterized protein isoform X2 — MMFSPSGVSPQDPYIAFLEEFGLSSVPAEILTEVTNPLPVCCCNKPDNTQWKVSHISSESFFKNKHGFSSFNLSSPTRARIKSSIFMSFTKLPWLHTSFQIERRGYHSVSVKRIQQLEEKANAQEHNPRAQAEYLKALVTEDPNYVIKRYESGRYAVDDSVTKEYVKALILTDKLAVPSSVSDLNRMGSSEYVNPSMRTATGTTSGIPNGTEDNPTYVIMQNQKGAFFKEQLWNTFRFLIALFLILSLIEAQLQMKMSSNQKDIQPDSVDRNTRFTDVQGVEEAKQELKDVVEFLRNPERFKRLGGKMPTGVLLTGSPGTGKTLLAKAVAGEAGVPFFFCSGSEFDEMFVGVGAARVRNLFSAAREHAPCIVFIDELDAIGGTRIVHDHQPYSRMTLNQLLVELDGFDKTEGIVVIGATNFPEVLDKALVRPGRFDTKINVPMPDVKGRHDILKLHLKNVQVSEDVNIEVLARGTAGFSGADLANLVNAAAIYAATEGDQSVTTRHLEFARDKILMGPERKSAVIEAKNRELVAYHEGGHALVALYTPGALPIHKATIVPRGSALGMVAQLPEKDELNWSKSQLLARLDVAMGGRVAEEIIFGKENITTGAASDMESSTRLARAMVTMYGMSEKVGMLQIKDDDKSSPELQALIENEVKQLLKESYDRAKSLLQAHSKEHNRLAEALLKYETLDLQEIKQVIQGKKLSRTL; from the exons ATGATGTTCTCGCCCTCTGGAGTCAGTCCTCAG GATCCTTATATTGCATTTCTTGAAGAATTTGGCTTGTCATCAGTTCCTGCTGAGATACTTACAGAGGTCACCAATCCACTGCCTGTTTGCTGCTGCAATAAACCTGACAATACCCAGTGGAAAGTGTCTCACATCTCCTCTGAatcatttttcaaaaacaagcaTG ggttttcaagttttaatttatCAAGCCCAACTCGTGCAAGGATCAAATCATCTATTTTCATGTCTTTTACAAAACTTCCATGGTTACACACATCGT TTCAAATTGAGAGAAGAGGGTATCATTCTGTTTCTGTAAAACGAATACAGCAACTGGAAGAGAAAGCAAATGCTCAGGAACACAACCCCAGAGCACAAGCTGAATATCTAAAG GCTTTAGTCACTGAGGACCCAAATTATGTGATAAAGCGATATGAAAGTGGAAGATACGCAGTTGATGATTCTGTTACAAAAGAATATGTAAAG GCACTTATCTTAACTGACAAGCTTGCTGTTCCTTCATCAGTTTCAGATTTAAACCGG ATGGGTTCCAGTGAATATGTCAACCCATCTATGAGAACAGCAACAGGGACAACATCTGGCATTCCAAATGGAACTGAAGACAATCCTACATATGTTATTATGCAAAACCAAAAAG GTGCATTTTTCAAGGAACAACTTTGGAACACATTCAGGTTTCTGATTGCATTATTTCTTATCCTGTCTTTGATTGAGGCTCAGCTACAGATGAAGA TGAGCTCAAATCAAAAGGACATCCAGCCTGATAGCGTGGACAGGAACACTCGGTTCACAGATGTGCAAGGG GTGGAAGAGGCAAAACAGGAATTAAAAGATGTAGTTGAATTTCTTAGAAACCCAGAAAGATTTAAACGCCTTGGAGGAAAAATGCCAACAG GTGTACTTTTGACTGGCTCACCAGGGACAGGAAAGACGTTGCTAGCTAAGGCTGTTGCTGGAGAGGCTGGGGTGCCATTTTTCTTCTGTTCTGGTTCAGAGTTTGATGAAATGTTTGTAGGTGTTGGTGCTGCGCGAGTCAGAAATCTGTTTT CTGCTGCTCGGGAGCATGCTCCTTGTATAGTGTTCATTGATGAGCTGGATGCTATTGGTGGCACTAGAATTGTACATGATCATCAGCCCTACTCAAGAATGACCCTTAATCAATTGCTGGTTGAGTTGGATGG GTTTGACAAGACAGAAGGCATTGTGGTAATTGGTGCCACAAACTTCCCTGAAGTCTTAGACAA AGCACTCGTTAGACCTGGTAGATTTGACACCAAGATTAATGTTCCAATGCCTGATGTCAAAGGTCGGCATGATATCCTGAAATTGCACCTCAAGAATGTCCAGGTTTCAGAAG ATGTGAACATTGAAGTGCTCGCTCGAGGTACAGCTGGCTTCTCAG GTGCTGACCTTGCTAACTTAGTAAATGCAGCAGCAATTTACGCTGCCACAGAAGGAGACCAGAGTGTCACTACTAGACATTTGGAATTTGCAAGAGATAAGATTCTTATGG GTCCTGAACGTAAGAGTGCAGTTATTGAAGCTAAGAACAGAGAATTGGTAGCGTACCATGAAGGAGGACATGCACTGGTTGCCTTGTATACCCCAGGAGCCTTGCCAATTCACAAAGCAACCATTGTACCTCGTGGATCAGCCTTAGGGATG gtTGCCCAGTTGCCAGAAAAAGACGAACTTAACTGGTCAAAATCCCAACTTCTTGCCAGGCTTGATGTAGCAATGGGTGGACGAGTTGCAGAGGAGATTATCTTTGGAAAGGAGAATATAACCACAG GAGCTGCAAGTGATATGGAGTCTTCTACCAGGCTTGCTCGGGCCATGGTGACTATGTATGGCATGAGCGAAAAG GTCGGAATGCTTCAAATCAAGGATGATGATAAATCGAGCCCTGAGTTACAGGCACTTATTGAAAATGAAGTCAAGCAACTTCTTAAG GAGTCATATGATAGAGCTAAGTCTCTACTTCAAGCGCATTCCAAAGAACACAACCGCTTAGCAGAAGCTCTGTTGAAGTACGAGACACTCGACTTACAAGAGATCAAGCAAGTTATTCAGGGAAAGAAGCTCTCTAGAACATTGTGA
- the LOC140930462 gene encoding uncharacterized protein isoform X3 → MSFTKLPWLHTSFQIERRGYHSVSVKRIQQLEEKANAQEHNPRAQAEYLKALVTEDPNYVIKRYESGRYAVDDSVTKEYVKALILTDKLAVPSSVSDLNRMGSSEYVNPSMRTATGTTSGIPNGTEDNPTYVIMQNQKGAFFKEQLWNTFRFLIALFLILSLIEAQLQMKMSSNQKDIQPDSVDRNTRFTDVQGVEEAKQELKDVVEFLRNPERFKRLGGKMPTGVLLTGSPGTGKTLLAKAVAGEAGVPFFFCSGSEFDEMFVGVGAARVRNLFSAAREHAPCIVFIDELDAIGGTRIVHDHQPYSRMTLNQLLVELDGFDKTEGIVVIGATNFPEVLDKALVRPGRFDTKINVPMPDVKGRHDILKLHLKNVQVSEDVNIEVLARGTAGFSGADLANLVNAAAIYAATEGDQSVTTRHLEFARDKILMGPERKSAVIEAKNRELVAYHEGGHALVALYTPGALPIHKATIVPRGSALGMVAQLPEKDELNWSKSQLLARLDVAMGGRVAEEIIFGKENITTGAASDMESSTRLARAMVTMYGMSEKVGMLQIKDDDKSSPELQALIENEVKQLLKESYDRAKSLLQAHSKEHNRLAEALLKYETLDLQEIKQVIQGKKLSRTL, encoded by the exons ATGTCTTTTACAAAACTTCCATGGTTACACACATCGT TTCAAATTGAGAGAAGAGGGTATCATTCTGTTTCTGTAAAACGAATACAGCAACTGGAAGAGAAAGCAAATGCTCAGGAACACAACCCCAGAGCACAAGCTGAATATCTAAAG GCTTTAGTCACTGAGGACCCAAATTATGTGATAAAGCGATATGAAAGTGGAAGATACGCAGTTGATGATTCTGTTACAAAAGAATATGTAAAG GCACTTATCTTAACTGACAAGCTTGCTGTTCCTTCATCAGTTTCAGATTTAAACCGG ATGGGTTCCAGTGAATATGTCAACCCATCTATGAGAACAGCAACAGGGACAACATCTGGCATTCCAAATGGAACTGAAGACAATCCTACATATGTTATTATGCAAAACCAAAAAG GTGCATTTTTCAAGGAACAACTTTGGAACACATTCAGGTTTCTGATTGCATTATTTCTTATCCTGTCTTTGATTGAGGCTCAGCTACAGATGAAGA TGAGCTCAAATCAAAAGGACATCCAGCCTGATAGCGTGGACAGGAACACTCGGTTCACAGATGTGCAAGGG GTGGAAGAGGCAAAACAGGAATTAAAAGATGTAGTTGAATTTCTTAGAAACCCAGAAAGATTTAAACGCCTTGGAGGAAAAATGCCAACAG GTGTACTTTTGACTGGCTCACCAGGGACAGGAAAGACGTTGCTAGCTAAGGCTGTTGCTGGAGAGGCTGGGGTGCCATTTTTCTTCTGTTCTGGTTCAGAGTTTGATGAAATGTTTGTAGGTGTTGGTGCTGCGCGAGTCAGAAATCTGTTTT CTGCTGCTCGGGAGCATGCTCCTTGTATAGTGTTCATTGATGAGCTGGATGCTATTGGTGGCACTAGAATTGTACATGATCATCAGCCCTACTCAAGAATGACCCTTAATCAATTGCTGGTTGAGTTGGATGG GTTTGACAAGACAGAAGGCATTGTGGTAATTGGTGCCACAAACTTCCCTGAAGTCTTAGACAA AGCACTCGTTAGACCTGGTAGATTTGACACCAAGATTAATGTTCCAATGCCTGATGTCAAAGGTCGGCATGATATCCTGAAATTGCACCTCAAGAATGTCCAGGTTTCAGAAG ATGTGAACATTGAAGTGCTCGCTCGAGGTACAGCTGGCTTCTCAG GTGCTGACCTTGCTAACTTAGTAAATGCAGCAGCAATTTACGCTGCCACAGAAGGAGACCAGAGTGTCACTACTAGACATTTGGAATTTGCAAGAGATAAGATTCTTATGG GTCCTGAACGTAAGAGTGCAGTTATTGAAGCTAAGAACAGAGAATTGGTAGCGTACCATGAAGGAGGACATGCACTGGTTGCCTTGTATACCCCAGGAGCCTTGCCAATTCACAAAGCAACCATTGTACCTCGTGGATCAGCCTTAGGGATG gtTGCCCAGTTGCCAGAAAAAGACGAACTTAACTGGTCAAAATCCCAACTTCTTGCCAGGCTTGATGTAGCAATGGGTGGACGAGTTGCAGAGGAGATTATCTTTGGAAAGGAGAATATAACCACAG GAGCTGCAAGTGATATGGAGTCTTCTACCAGGCTTGCTCGGGCCATGGTGACTATGTATGGCATGAGCGAAAAG GTCGGAATGCTTCAAATCAAGGATGATGATAAATCGAGCCCTGAGTTACAGGCACTTATTGAAAATGAAGTCAAGCAACTTCTTAAG GAGTCATATGATAGAGCTAAGTCTCTACTTCAAGCGCATTCCAAAGAACACAACCGCTTAGCAGAAGCTCTGTTGAAGTACGAGACACTCGACTTACAAGAGATCAAGCAAGTTATTCAGGGAAAGAAGCTCTCTAGAACATTGTGA